One window of Bactrocera tryoni isolate S06 chromosome 2, CSIRO_BtryS06_freeze2, whole genome shotgun sequence genomic DNA carries:
- the LOC120767578 gene encoding venom allergen 5-like, producing the protein MKYICVYWLSKSVFGRFVIINVMCILLKFIIVYLVVLDSYSYTAAYNYFCGNDDWCEKGKHIMCDPSAIENIGKFKRHMPSTFKIRNMFLELHNQLRNEVAGRVKATRMRNLIWDSELAYLARTYTGLCPSKPSECHKTARFEKVGLNSAMQDGLNRISLDTLMTSTFNKWKKDDSTFYKVLTLDQASRVGCAIGYCVDCPEGKNHCYFISCYYDMDYKEGVDINDKGENAATKCNVWDSVQDEKYTNLCRNTGKIF; encoded by the exons atgaaatatatttgtgtatactG GCTTTCAAAATCAGTTTTTGGTCGTTTTGTGATTATTAATGTTATGTGTATTCTATTGAAGTTTATTATTGTTTACTTAGTTGTTTTAGACTCCTATAGCTATACCGCAGCTTACAATTATTTCTGCGGCAACGATGATTGGTGTGAGAAAGGAAAGCATATAATGTGTGATCCATCGGCAATT GAAAACATAGGTAAATTTAAACGACATATGCCATCGacttttaaaattagaaatatgtttTTGGAGCTTCACAACCAGCTTCGTAATGAAGTAGCTGGTCGGGTGAAAGCAACACGCATGCGAAACCTCATTTGGGACAGTGAGTTAGCATACCTGGCTCGTACATACACTGGTTTATGCCCAAGCAAGCCGAGCGAATGTCATAAAACGGCACGTTTTGAGAAAGTTGGCCTCAATTCAGCAATGCAAGATGGATTAAATCGGATATCATTAGACACACTAATGACGTCTACATTCAATAAATGGAAAAAGGATGATTCTACTTTTTACAAAGTGCTCACCCTCGATCAGGCGTCGCGTGTGGGGTGTGCCATAGGTTATTGTGTAGACTGCCCCGAAGGTAAAAA TCATTGTTATTTCATATCTTGCTATTATGATATGGATTATAAAGAGGGCGTAGATATAAATGATAAGGGAGAAAATGCGGCTACGAAATGTAACGTTTGGGACTCGGTTCAAGacgaaaaatatacaaaccTCTGCCGTAAcacaggaaaaatattttag